A single Curtobacterium sp. MCSS17_015 DNA region contains:
- a CDS encoding cytochrome c oxidase assembly protein, with protein MAVTSPQPHPDAADRPDSASRPGGPAPDTAPVTTRTSTVATVLVIALPLVVACAVLGMTITGAFTANQQLVSAGDTVQFGLVAARGVHDGVAALTIGLLIVAAFALPAQKADHGAMSSVQHRAARWAAVSGSVWFLAAVAGIVLTGANTLGVPLTSPVFARNFMLFAFQVEIGQSLVVSAAAVLIATVVAAFATRATTLAVATVASLFALLPLALSGHAAGSLEHANAVNSLAVHLVGVCVWAGGLVAVVLLRTRTKGATGRVVARYSTLAGWAFAAVAFSGVVNAQLRLTGPLDLVTTPYGWLITTKAVILVLLGVAGVLQRRKLVPGLLRAPTDRRLFVRFALAEIVFMAVAIGVSVAVARSQPPIPQTPETGADTRSGLIGYPYPPEQTMQTYLSHWHIDWMWLALALVGAGWYLWSVRKLKQRGDSWPVGRTIAWLVGCAVFIWTTSGGPAVYGMIHFSSHMVQHMLLMMFVPLPLVLGGPVLLALRTLPVRNDGSRGAREWLMLFVHSRWMQFLAKPAVAGVVFAGSLVVFYFTPAFEYAMQSHEWHIVMIVHFVLSGYLFFWVFVGIDPGPQRPQYPILIIALLATLAFHAFFGVAVMTSQSVYAIDWFHALGQTNDAALLDDQHTGGGIAWGASELPMVFVVLIVVRNWVRSDERTAKRKDRQAERDGDAELDAYNERLSAMQRRD; from the coding sequence ATGGCCGTCACGTCACCCCAGCCCCACCCGGACGCGGCAGATCGTCCGGACTCCGCCTCCCGACCAGGAGGCCCGGCACCGGACACCGCGCCCGTCACCACGCGCACGTCCACCGTCGCGACCGTCCTCGTGATCGCGCTGCCGCTCGTCGTGGCGTGCGCGGTCCTGGGGATGACGATCACCGGGGCGTTCACCGCGAACCAGCAGCTCGTCTCCGCCGGTGACACCGTGCAGTTCGGCCTCGTCGCAGCCCGTGGTGTGCACGACGGGGTCGCCGCGCTGACGATCGGTCTGCTCATCGTCGCCGCGTTCGCGCTGCCGGCACAGAAGGCCGACCACGGCGCGATGTCGTCCGTGCAGCACCGGGCAGCGCGGTGGGCGGCGGTGTCCGGGTCGGTGTGGTTCCTCGCCGCCGTCGCGGGCATCGTGCTGACCGGCGCGAACACACTCGGCGTCCCGCTGACGAGCCCGGTCTTCGCCCGCAACTTCATGCTCTTCGCGTTCCAGGTCGAGATCGGACAGTCGCTCGTCGTCTCCGCCGCAGCGGTGCTCATCGCGACCGTCGTCGCCGCGTTCGCCACCAGGGCCACCACCCTCGCCGTCGCCACGGTCGCGTCGCTGTTCGCGCTGCTGCCCCTCGCGCTCTCCGGCCACGCCGCCGGGTCCCTCGAGCATGCGAACGCCGTCAACTCGCTCGCCGTGCACCTGGTCGGCGTGTGCGTCTGGGCCGGTGGGCTCGTCGCCGTCGTGCTCCTGCGGACGCGGACGAAGGGCGCCACCGGACGCGTCGTCGCCCGGTACTCCACGCTCGCCGGCTGGGCGTTCGCCGCGGTCGCGTTCTCCGGCGTCGTCAACGCGCAGCTCCGGCTGACCGGGCCGCTCGACCTGGTCACGACGCCGTACGGCTGGCTCATCACGACGAAGGCCGTGATCCTCGTGCTCCTCGGCGTCGCCGGGGTCCTGCAGCGCCGCAAGCTCGTGCCCGGGCTGCTCCGCGCGCCGACCGACCGCCGGCTCTTCGTGCGCTTCGCCCTGGCCGAGATCGTCTTCATGGCCGTCGCGATCGGCGTCTCCGTCGCCGTCGCCCGCAGCCAGCCGCCGATCCCGCAGACGCCGGAGACCGGAGCCGACACCCGCTCCGGGCTCATCGGGTACCCGTACCCGCCCGAGCAGACCATGCAGACCTACCTGTCGCACTGGCACATCGACTGGATGTGGCTCGCGCTCGCCCTGGTCGGCGCCGGTTGGTACCTGTGGAGCGTCCGCAAGCTCAAGCAGCGCGGCGACTCGTGGCCGGTCGGCAGGACCATCGCCTGGCTCGTCGGCTGCGCCGTGTTCATCTGGACGACCTCCGGGGGTCCGGCCGTCTACGGCATGATCCACTTCTCGTCGCACATGGTGCAGCACATGCTGCTCATGATGTTCGTCCCGCTGCCGCTCGTGCTCGGCGGCCCGGTGCTCCTCGCGTTGCGCACCCTGCCGGTGCGCAACGACGGCTCCCGCGGCGCCCGCGAGTGGCTCATGCTGTTCGTGCACTCGCGGTGGATGCAGTTCCTCGCCAAGCCCGCGGTCGCCGGCGTCGTCTTCGCCGGGTCCCTCGTCGTGTTCTACTTCACCCCGGCGTTCGAGTACGCCATGCAGTCCCACGAGTGGCACATCGTGATGATCGTGCACTTCGTCCTGAGCGGGTACCTGTTCTTCTGGGTGTTCGTCGGCATCGACCCGGGGCCGCAGCGGCCGCAGTACCCGATCCTCATCATCGCCCTGCTCGCCACCCTGGCCTTCCACGCGTTCTTCGGCGTCGCGGTGATGACCTCGCAGTCGGTGTACGCGATCGACTGGTTCCACGCCCTCGGGCAGACGAACGACGCGGCCCTGCTCGACGACCAGCACACCGGCGGCGGCATCGCCTGGGGTGCCTCCGAGCTGCCGATGGTGTTCGTCGTGCTCATCGTCGTCCGGAACTGGGTGCGGTCGGACGAGCGCACCGCCAAGCGCAAGGACCGCCAGGCCGAGCGGGACGGCGACGCAGAGCTCGACGCGTACAACGAGCGCCTGTCGGCGATGCAGCGGCGCGACTGA
- a CDS encoding sigma-70 family RNA polymerase sigma factor, translating to MSNGSGDDAEDWAAAGRGDGEAYGRVFDRHRDRVHRHALRLVPPEVDVDDVVAVVFLEAWRRRRSARLVDGDLLPWLLVTATNVARNATRTTMRYRRLLATLPPAEHAPDPADRHDDGAAVAAFRRLSPADQQVLALCVVAGHREAEAAEVLGVPVGTVKSRLSRARKRLGAQFTEQTTPPIPSATTTGGPR from the coding sequence ATGAGCAACGGGAGCGGCGACGACGCCGAGGACTGGGCGGCCGCGGGCCGCGGTGACGGCGAGGCCTACGGCCGCGTCTTCGACCGGCACCGCGACCGGGTGCACCGGCACGCGCTCCGGTTGGTGCCGCCCGAGGTGGACGTCGACGACGTCGTGGCCGTCGTCTTCCTCGAAGCCTGGCGGCGTCGGCGGAGCGCCCGGCTCGTCGACGGCGACCTGCTGCCCTGGCTGCTCGTCACCGCGACGAACGTCGCACGGAACGCGACCCGGACCACGATGCGGTACCGGCGCCTCCTCGCCACGCTCCCGCCCGCCGAACACGCCCCGGACCCGGCCGATCGTCACGACGACGGCGCTGCCGTCGCCGCGTTCCGGAGGCTCTCCCCGGCCGACCAGCAGGTCCTCGCGCTCTGCGTCGTCGCCGGGCACCGCGAGGCCGAGGCCGCCGAGGTCCTCGGCGTCCCGGTCGGGACCGTCAAGTCCCGCCTCTCCCGCGCCCGGAAGCGCCTCGGCGCGCAGTTCACCGAGCAGACGACGCCCCCGATCCCATCAGCGACCACCACCGGAGGACCACGATGA
- a CDS encoding class I SAM-dependent methyltransferase yields MPRDAAARPSTPTGPEGDGGPVRDAYGRRAADYIGQLGTMASVHPADVHLVTTWAAGLGGPVLDAGCGPGHWSGHLAERGLDVVGLDQVPAFVEHARRTHPGARYVVGSVDELPVEEEHFAGVLAWYSLVHHDPGGIGRPLSEAARVLRPGGGLLVGFFTGERVEPFDHAVTTAYRWPPDTLADEVRAAGFTVVELHTRTAGTPRPRPHGALLAVR; encoded by the coding sequence GTGCCCAGAGACGCCGCGGCGCGACCGTCCACGCCGACCGGTCCGGAGGGCGACGGCGGCCCCGTCCGGGATGCCTACGGGCGTCGCGCGGCTGACTACATCGGCCAGCTCGGGACGATGGCCTCGGTGCACCCCGCCGACGTCCACCTCGTCACCACGTGGGCGGCCGGACTCGGTGGCCCGGTCCTCGACGCCGGGTGCGGCCCCGGGCACTGGAGCGGCCACCTCGCCGAGCGCGGGCTCGACGTCGTCGGACTGGACCAGGTACCGGCCTTCGTCGAGCACGCCCGTCGGACCCACCCCGGCGCTCGGTACGTCGTCGGCAGCGTCGACGAGCTCCCGGTCGAGGAGGAGCACTTCGCCGGCGTGCTCGCCTGGTATTCGCTCGTCCACCACGACCCGGGGGGCATCGGTCGGCCGTTGTCCGAGGCCGCGCGGGTCCTCCGGCCTGGTGGCGGGCTGCTCGTGGGTTTCTTCACCGGGGAGCGCGTGGAGCCGTTCGACCACGCGGTGACGACCGCGTACCGCTGGCCGCCGGACACGCTGGCGGACGAGGTCCGCGCCGCCGGGTTCACGGTCGTCGAGCTCCACACCCGGACAGCCGGGACGCCCCGCCCGCGCCCGCACGGGGCGCTGCTCGCGGTGCGCTGA
- a CDS encoding sugar-binding protein, producing the protein MRKKIVAGVSLALIAGLALSGCSARGNTEAGDSGSGSTSTIKKGDLIGVALPAKTSQNWVLAGAAFKKSIEEAGFKADIQYANAGSPVPDQQSQISGMVTKGAKAVIIGAADGSQLGSQVKAAKAAGATVIAWDRNILNTENVDYYVAFNNFKVGQLQAQALLQGLEEKKGDKPYNVELFAGSADDANATVFFNGAMDVLQPKIDDGTLKVTSGQTTFAKVNTQGWLAQKAQSRMTDLLAQYYTGDTELDGVLSPNDTLARAILTATKAAGKDNPVVTGQDSETASIPLIMQGTQYSTIYKNTTDEAQAAIDLVSDLAAGKEPKTVEDKNNDNGKKIVPTVELTPVLVTKDNAVEAYKNDATLSELAKKG; encoded by the coding sequence ATGCGCAAGAAGATCGTCGCCGGCGTCAGCCTGGCGCTCATCGCGGGCCTCGCCCTCAGCGGCTGCTCGGCTCGTGGCAACACGGAGGCCGGCGACTCGGGCTCCGGCTCGACCTCGACCATCAAGAAGGGCGACCTCATCGGCGTCGCCCTGCCGGCCAAGACCTCGCAGAACTGGGTCCTCGCGGGCGCCGCGTTCAAGAAGTCGATCGAGGAAGCCGGCTTCAAGGCCGACATCCAGTACGCCAACGCCGGCAGCCCGGTCCCGGACCAGCAGTCGCAGATCTCGGGCATGGTCACCAAGGGTGCCAAGGCCGTCATCATCGGCGCCGCCGACGGTTCGCAGCTCGGCTCGCAGGTGAAGGCCGCCAAGGCTGCCGGTGCCACCGTCATCGCCTGGGACCGCAACATCCTGAACACCGAGAACGTCGACTACTACGTCGCGTTCAACAACTTCAAGGTCGGCCAGCTCCAGGCGCAGGCGCTCCTCCAGGGCCTCGAGGAGAAGAAGGGCGACAAGCCGTACAACGTCGAGCTCTTCGCCGGTTCCGCGGACGACGCCAACGCCACCGTGTTCTTCAACGGTGCGATGGACGTCCTGCAGCCGAAGATCGACGACGGCACGCTCAAGGTCACCTCGGGTCAGACCACGTTCGCCAAGGTGAACACGCAGGGCTGGCTCGCGCAGAAGGCCCAGTCGCGCATGACGGACCTCCTGGCGCAGTACTACACGGGTGACACCGAGCTGGACGGCGTCCTCTCGCCGAACGACACGCTCGCCCGTGCGATCCTCACCGCGACCAAGGCCGCCGGCAAGGACAACCCCGTCGTGACTGGTCAGGACTCCGAGACCGCGTCGATCCCGCTCATCATGCAGGGCACGCAGTACTCGACCATCTACAAGAACACCACCGACGAGGCCCAGGCCGCGATCGACCTGGTGTCCGACCTGGCCGCCGGCAAGGAGCCGAAGACCGTCGAGGACAAGAACAACGACAACGGCAAGAAGATCGTCCCCACCGTCGAGCTGACCCCGGTCCTCGTCACGAAGGACAACGCCGTCGAGGCCTACAAGAACGACGCGACGCTCTCCGAGCTCGCCAAGAAGGGCTGA
- the mmsB gene encoding multiple monosaccharide ABC transporter permease — protein sequence MNNLKLLFGKGNSIGQYGMVIALIAILIFFSITTNGLILEPTNVINLFLQYSYILILALGMVMVIIAGHIDLSVGSVAAVVGIVVAQSMAVWNFPVWAAIILGLAVGALIGAWQGFWVAFVKVPAFIVTLAGQLIFRGANQIIGSSTSVPVPEEYTPIGAGFLGDFGPDFGFSNGTLLIGLATIIALIVIEARGRARRKKMHAEVPPLWVSIVRTGILVAVTLFATYLFAAGPVGTSVPIVAIILGVLTIVYGFVTKNTIFGRQVYAVGGNANAAVLSGVSAKKVNFFVMMNMSVLAAIAGMVFVGYSGASGPADGTGWELDAIAAVFVGGAAVAGGVGTISGSIIGGLVMALLSNGLQLMGLESNKVQIIRGLVLLVAVAFDVYSKSQGRPSLIGGMMRQFQRKDTEENTIGAQQPRSIEDQPDKVTLP from the coding sequence ATGAACAACCTGAAGCTGCTCTTCGGCAAGGGCAACAGCATCGGCCAGTACGGCATGGTCATCGCGCTCATCGCGATCCTGATCTTCTTCTCGATCACGACGAACGGGCTCATCCTCGAGCCCACCAACGTGATCAACCTGTTCCTGCAGTACTCCTACATCCTCATCCTCGCGCTGGGGATGGTCATGGTGATCATCGCCGGCCACATCGACCTGTCCGTCGGATCGGTCGCGGCGGTCGTCGGCATCGTCGTGGCGCAGTCCATGGCGGTCTGGAACTTCCCGGTCTGGGCCGCGATCATCCTCGGCCTCGCCGTCGGTGCCCTCATCGGCGCCTGGCAGGGCTTCTGGGTGGCGTTCGTCAAGGTCCCGGCCTTCATCGTGACCCTCGCCGGTCAGCTCATCTTCCGTGGTGCGAACCAGATCATCGGTTCGTCGACCTCGGTCCCCGTCCCGGAGGAGTACACGCCGATCGGCGCCGGCTTCCTCGGTGACTTCGGCCCCGACTTCGGCTTCAGCAACGGCACCCTCCTGATCGGGCTCGCCACGATCATCGCGCTCATCGTCATCGAGGCCCGTGGCCGCGCCCGTCGCAAGAAGATGCACGCCGAGGTCCCGCCGCTGTGGGTCTCGATCGTCCGCACGGGCATCCTGGTCGCCGTCACGCTCTTCGCCACCTACCTGTTCGCCGCCGGCCCGGTCGGCACCTCGGTCCCGATCGTCGCGATCATCCTCGGTGTCCTGACCATCGTCTACGGCTTCGTCACCAAGAACACGATCTTCGGCCGCCAGGTCTACGCCGTCGGTGGCAACGCCAACGCCGCGGTCCTGTCCGGTGTCTCCGCGAAGAAGGTCAACTTCTTCGTCATGATGAACATGTCCGTCCTCGCCGCGATCGCCGGCATGGTCTTCGTCGGCTACTCGGGTGCCTCGGGCCCCGCGGACGGCACCGGTTGGGAGCTCGACGCGATCGCCGCCGTGTTCGTCGGTGGTGCCGCCGTCGCCGGTGGTGTCGGCACGATCTCCGGCTCGATCATCGGTGGTCTCGTCATGGCGCTGCTGTCCAACGGTCTGCAGCTCATGGGCCTCGAGTCGAACAAGGTGCAGATCATCCGTGGTCTGGTCCTGCTCGTCGCCGTCGCCTTCGACGTCTACTCGAAGTCGCAGGGCCGTCCGTCGCTGATCGGCGGCATGATGCGGCAGTTCCAGCGCAAGGACACCGAAGAGAACACGATCGGCGCGCAGCAGCCGCGCTCAATCGAGGACCAGCCTGACAAGGTCACCCTCCCCTAG
- the mmsA gene encoding multiple monosaccharide ABC transporter ATP-binding protein, translating to MRSITKEFPGVKALSDVSLSVRAGEIHAICGENGAGKSTLMKVLSGVYPYGTYEGEIVYEGEEVRFSNIKQSEQAGIVIIHQELALIPELSITENLFLGNEPGRFGRIDWTAAQLRAQDLLARVGLADDPDTQIKNIGVGKQQLVEIAKALHKDVKLLILDEPTAALNENDSQHLLDLIVGLKAKGISSIIISHKLNEIEQIADEITIIRDGKTIETLNVKADGVNEDRIIRGMVGRSLESRFPDRTPKIGETFFEVRNWTVQHPLDSSRLVCKGSNFHVRKGEIVGFAGLMGAGRTELAMSLFGRSYGTWLDGQIIKDGREIKVTNVQQAIDNGLGYVSEDRKALGLNLLDTVKRSTVAADLRKISKGGVVDSLEEYSVAEKYRKMLRTKVPSVEDNVGKLSGGNQQKVVLSKWMFTDPDLLILDEPTRGIDVGAKFEIYGIIQQLAAEGKGIILISSELPELLGLSDRIYTIFEGQITADLPADQADPETLMRSMTSARKGATVS from the coding sequence ATGCGTTCCATCACCAAGGAGTTCCCTGGTGTGAAGGCGCTCTCCGACGTCTCGCTGAGCGTCCGCGCCGGCGAGATCCACGCGATCTGCGGCGAGAACGGCGCTGGCAAGTCCACGCTGATGAAGGTGCTGTCGGGCGTGTACCCGTACGGCACGTACGAGGGCGAGATCGTCTACGAGGGCGAGGAAGTCCGCTTCTCGAACATCAAGCAGTCCGAGCAGGCCGGCATCGTCATCATCCACCAGGAGCTGGCGCTGATCCCGGAGCTCTCCATCACGGAGAACCTGTTCCTCGGCAACGAGCCGGGCCGCTTCGGTCGCATCGACTGGACCGCTGCCCAGCTCCGCGCGCAGGACCTGCTCGCCCGCGTCGGCCTGGCCGACGACCCGGACACGCAGATCAAGAACATCGGTGTCGGCAAGCAGCAGCTGGTGGAGATCGCCAAGGCCCTGCACAAGGACGTCAAGCTCCTCATCCTCGACGAGCCGACCGCCGCGCTGAACGAGAACGACTCCCAGCACCTCCTCGACCTCATCGTCGGGTTGAAGGCCAAGGGCATCTCGAGCATCATCATCAGCCACAAGCTCAACGAGATCGAGCAGATCGCCGACGAGATCACGATCATCCGCGACGGCAAGACCATCGAGACGCTCAACGTCAAGGCGGACGGCGTCAACGAGGACCGGATCATCCGCGGCATGGTCGGCCGTTCGCTCGAGTCGCGCTTCCCGGACCGCACGCCGAAGATCGGCGAGACGTTCTTCGAGGTCCGCAACTGGACCGTGCAGCACCCGCTCGACTCGTCGCGCCTGGTCTGCAAGGGCTCGAACTTCCACGTCCGCAAGGGCGAGATCGTCGGCTTCGCCGGCCTGATGGGCGCCGGCCGCACCGAGCTCGCGATGAGCCTGTTCGGTCGCTCCTACGGCACCTGGCTCGACGGCCAGATCATCAAGGACGGCCGCGAGATCAAGGTCACGAACGTCCAGCAGGCGATCGACAACGGCCTCGGCTACGTCTCGGAGGACCGCAAGGCCCTCGGCCTCAACCTGCTCGACACCGTCAAGCGCTCGACGGTCGCCGCCGACCTGCGGAAGATCTCGAAGGGCGGGGTCGTCGACTCCCTCGAGGAGTACTCGGTCGCCGAGAAGTACCGGAAGATGCTCCGCACGAAGGTGCCCTCGGTCGAGGACAACGTCGGCAAGCTCTCCGGCGGCAACCAGCAGAAGGTCGTCCTGTCGAAGTGGATGTTCACCGACCCCGACCTGCTCATCCTCGACGAGCCGACCCGCGGCATCGACGTCGGTGCGAAGTTCGAGATCTACGGGATCATCCAGCAGCTCGCGGCCGAGGGGAAGGGCATCATCCTCATCTCGTCCGAGCTCCCCGAACTCCTCGGTCTCTCCGACCGGATCTACACCATCTTCGAGGGCCAGATCACCGCTGACCTCCCGGCCGACCAGGCCGATCCAGAAACGCTCATGCGCAGCATGACGTCCGCGCGGAAGGGCGCCACCGTCTCATGA
- a CDS encoding LacI family DNA-binding transcriptional regulator, translating into MATTRAQQPRSPSIRDVARVAGVSHQTVSRVLNNSDAIRAETRDRVLAAMEELQYRPNRAARALVTSRTRTIGVLTAQRSHYGPTVTLQAIEDAAVLRGYSVTTANIADPTDAAVRDGLGHLLDQDVEGIVVIAPQQRVFDLIEELGVRTPYVTMRSSVGEDPTALWIDQMEGARLATAHLLDLGHEYVRHIAGPQDWIEADARMQGFLREMSDRDMPVQPPILGDWTADFGYHAGRELLRWRDCTAVFCSNDAMALGVMHAARSYGLDVPGDLSVVGYDDIPEAKHFWPPLTTVQVDFAELGRRSVDILLPSGDDLLRPVDIVPQLVVRGSTGAPRSR; encoded by the coding sequence ATGGCGACCACGCGGGCACAGCAGCCGCGGTCCCCCAGCATCCGCGACGTCGCGCGGGTCGCGGGCGTCTCGCACCAGACCGTCTCGCGGGTGCTCAACAACTCGGACGCGATCCGGGCCGAGACCCGTGACCGGGTCCTCGCCGCCATGGAGGAGCTGCAGTACCGGCCGAACCGGGCCGCGCGCGCACTGGTGACGAGCAGGACGCGCACCATCGGCGTCCTCACAGCACAGCGGTCGCACTACGGCCCGACCGTCACCCTGCAGGCGATCGAGGACGCCGCCGTCCTCCGCGGGTACTCGGTGACGACCGCGAACATCGCGGACCCGACGGACGCCGCGGTGCGGGACGGGCTCGGGCACCTCCTCGACCAGGACGTCGAGGGCATCGTCGTGATCGCGCCGCAGCAGCGGGTGTTCGACCTCATCGAGGAGCTCGGCGTGCGGACCCCGTACGTCACCATGCGGTCGAGCGTCGGCGAGGACCCGACGGCACTCTGGATCGACCAGATGGAGGGTGCGCGCCTGGCGACGGCCCACCTGCTCGACCTCGGCCACGAGTACGTCCGGCACATCGCCGGGCCGCAGGACTGGATCGAGGCGGACGCCCGCATGCAGGGCTTCCTCCGCGAGATGTCCGACCGCGACATGCCCGTGCAGCCGCCCATCCTCGGGGACTGGACGGCCGACTTCGGCTACCACGCCGGCCGCGAACTGCTGCGGTGGCGGGACTGCACCGCCGTGTTCTGCTCGAACGACGCCATGGCGCTCGGCGTCATGCACGCGGCACGGTCCTACGGGCTGGACGTCCCCGGCGACCTGTCCGTGGTCGGGTACGACGACATCCCCGAGGCGAAGCACTTCTGGCCGCCGCTGACCACCGTGCAGGTCGACTTCGCCGAGCTCGGGCGGCGGAGCGTCGACATCCTGCTGCCGAGCGGTGACGACCTGCTGCGGCCGGTCGACATCGTCCCGCAGCTCGTCGTCCGCGGGTCGACCGGGGCGCCACGCAGCCGCTGA
- a CDS encoding magnesium and cobalt transport protein CorA, whose translation MALIDNAVYVDGRRVASQQSLTLGTSGDLSWIGLLRPDPHELAAVADEFGLHENAVEDAQKGHQRAKLERYGDTLFVVLRPAWYRQDSGTVEFGEVHLFVGARFVVSVRHAERPDLASLRARCEADPEFLAKGSEAVTAAVLDEVVDGYAPVVEVLQDEIDEIEDQLFAGQVDPGVSKRIYQLLSEVLAFQRATKPVPAMVRGLLRGAEKYGVDDDVQHRLRNVLDHALRVTERVDSFRALLENALTLHATLVSQEQNEAMRRMTSASLAQGEESRQLARAAHQQGEEVKKISSWAAILFAPGLIAGVYGMNFDHMPELHWRYGYPVAILAMLALAGVLWVVFRKRNWL comes from the coding sequence ATGGCACTCATCGACAACGCGGTGTACGTCGACGGCCGACGGGTGGCGTCGCAGCAGAGTCTGACGCTCGGCACGAGTGGCGACCTGTCGTGGATCGGGCTGCTCCGCCCGGACCCGCACGAGCTCGCTGCCGTCGCGGACGAATTCGGCCTGCACGAGAACGCCGTCGAAGACGCCCAGAAGGGCCACCAGCGGGCGAAGCTCGAGCGGTACGGCGACACCCTCTTCGTGGTGCTGCGGCCGGCCTGGTACCGGCAGGACTCCGGCACGGTCGAGTTCGGCGAGGTGCACCTGTTCGTCGGCGCCCGCTTCGTCGTGAGCGTGCGGCACGCCGAGCGCCCAGACCTGGCCTCGCTCCGCGCCCGGTGCGAGGCGGACCCGGAGTTCCTGGCGAAGGGGTCCGAGGCGGTCACCGCGGCGGTGCTCGACGAGGTCGTCGACGGCTACGCGCCCGTCGTCGAGGTGCTGCAGGACGAGATCGACGAGATCGAGGACCAGCTGTTCGCCGGACAGGTCGACCCCGGGGTGTCGAAGCGGATCTACCAGCTGCTCAGCGAGGTCCTGGCCTTCCAGCGGGCGACGAAGCCGGTGCCGGCGATGGTGCGCGGGCTCCTGCGCGGAGCCGAGAAGTACGGCGTGGACGACGACGTGCAGCACCGGCTGCGGAACGTGCTCGACCACGCCCTGCGGGTCACCGAGCGGGTCGACTCGTTCCGGGCCCTGCTCGAGAACGCACTGACGTTGCACGCCACCCTGGTGTCGCAGGAGCAGAACGAGGCGATGCGCCGGATGACGAGCGCGAGCCTGGCGCAGGGCGAGGAGAGCCGGCAGCTGGCCCGGGCGGCGCACCAGCAGGGCGAGGAGGTGAAGAAGATCTCGTCGTGGGCCGCGATCCTCTTCGCCCCCGGTCTCATCGCGGGCGTCTACGGCATGAACTTCGACCACATGCCGGAGCTGCACTGGCGGTACGGGTACCCGGTGGCGATCCTCGCGATGCTCGCGCTGGCCGGGGTCCTCTGGGTGGTGTTCCGGAAGCGCAACTGGCTGTAG
- the idi gene encoding isopentenyl-diphosphate Delta-isomerase encodes MSLFPETVVLLADDRTPIGTADKFTVHTDQTPLHLAFSCHVQNAAGDLLVTRRALVKKTWPGVWTNSFCGHPGPDESFEDAIARRADRELGLTVHSVEMVLPDFRYRAVDASGIVENEVCPVFRAVADGDPQPAADEVSEWVWLSEDKLRAAVTNAPFAFSPWLGWQLAELPLDALAGRG; translated from the coding sequence ATGAGCCTTTTCCCGGAAACCGTGGTGCTGCTGGCCGACGATCGTACCCCGATCGGTACGGCCGACAAGTTCACGGTGCACACAGACCAGACGCCCCTCCACCTCGCCTTCAGCTGCCACGTCCAGAACGCGGCGGGCGACCTCCTCGTGACCCGACGCGCCCTCGTCAAGAAGACGTGGCCGGGCGTGTGGACCAACTCGTTCTGCGGGCACCCCGGCCCGGACGAGTCCTTCGAGGACGCCATCGCCCGCCGTGCCGACCGTGAGCTCGGCCTCACCGTGCACAGCGTCGAGATGGTCCTGCCCGACTTCCGCTACCGCGCGGTCGACGCCTCCGGGATCGTCGAGAACGAGGTCTGCCCGGTGTTCCGGGCGGTGGCCGACGGCGACCCGCAGCCCGCCGCCGACGAGGTGTCCGAGTGGGTGTGGCTGTCCGAGGACAAGCTCCGCGCCGCCGTCACGAACGCCCCCTTCGCGTTCAGCCCCTGGCTCGGCTGGCAGCTCGCCGAACTGCCGCTCGACGCCCTCGCCGGTCGGGGGTAG